The sequence AGGATCTGGGACCTCGGCTACCACTACGCCAATCTGCTCAGGGCCGTCGGTGACTACGCGGCCACCGAGGTCATCGAGCGCGCGGCGGTGGAGCACCTGCGCGCCGAGCGCGGTCCCCAGGACCTGGAACACCTGCGCGCCGCCGGCGGACTGGCCGCCGACCTGCGCGGCCTCGGCCGCTACGACGAGGCGCTGGAGATCTCCCAGTGGCTGCTGGCCGGCTACCACGAGCTGCTCGGCGACCAGGACTCGCGCACGCTCAACGCGCAGAACAACCTGGCCGTGACGATGCGGCTGCTGGGCCGGTACCAGGAGGCACTCGAACTCGACGGCCGCACCCTGGACGCACGCCGCCAGTTGCTGCGTCAGCGGCACGCCTGGACCCTGGTCTCCGAGATCAGCTACTCCACCGACCTGCGCCTCCTCGGCCGCTACAACGAGGCGTTCTCCCTCCAGAACCAGAGCGCCCAGGTGCACCGGCGCGTCCTGGGGCCCGACAACCCGCAGACCCTGCGCGCCGAGTTCAACCTCGCGCTCTGCCACTACCGCAACGGCGAACGCGCCAAGGCCGCCCCGCTGTTCACCCGCGTCCTGGAGCGAGGCGAACGCGTCCTGGGCGAGAACGACCCGCTGACGAGGCTGTTCGCGTCCGGCCAGAGCTGCTTCGCCCGCGAACACGGCAACATCGACCAGGCGCGGGCCATAAGCGAGAAGGTCGTGAACGGGTACGCGGACATGCTCGGCGAGGACCACCCGTACTCGGCGGGCACCCGGTCCAACCACGCCCTGATCCTGCGCAACGTGGGGGAGCGGGAGCACGCCCACGCGCTGCTGGAGGAAGCGCTGGCCGGCATGACGCGGGCCGTCGGCGAGCACCATCCGTGGACACTGGGATGCGGCATCAACGCCTCGGCGCTGCGGAACCTCGTGGGCGACCCCGAGGGCGCGGCGGCGCTGACGGACTCCGTCATCACCCGCGCCGTGGAGGTCCTCGGCCGGACCCATCCGCTGACGCTGTCCGCCCGCATCGCCCACGCCGCCGACCTGCGCGGTCTCCGCGACCGGACGAAGGCCGAGAAGATCGAGAACGAGGCCCTGGAAGACCTGGCCGCGACCCTCGGCGCCCAGCACGTCCACACCGTCTCGGCCCGCTCCCGCAACCGTCCCTACTGGGACTTCGAGCCGGTGACCACCTGAACCGTCCGCCCACACCCAGGGGCCCGCCCCGCGATTACCTCGCGGGACGGGCCCCTGGTTCGTGCTGTGTCGCCGGTCAGGCCTCGAAGACCTCCTCGACCAGCTGCGTCTGCTCCGCCTGGTGCCGCTTGGCCGAGCCGACCGCCGGGGACGAGCCGTGCGGGCGCGAGATGCGGCGCAGGCGCTCGCCGTGCGGGACGTCCGCGCCGACGGCCAGGTCCAGGTGGTCGATCAGGTTCAGGGCGATGAACGGCCAGGCGCCCTGGTTGGCCGGCTCCTCCTGGGCCCACAGGTACTTCGCCGCGTTCGGGTACTTGGCGATCTCGGCCTGGATCTCCGCACCCGGCAGCGGGTACAGGCGCTCCAGGCGGATGATCGCGGTGTCCGTGACGCCACGCTTCTGGCGCTCGGCGTCGAGGTCGTAGTAGACCTTGCCGGCGCAGAAGACGACCTTGCGGACGGCGCTCGGGTCGACCGAGTCGTCGCCGATCACCGGGCGGAAGCCGCCGGTGGTGAACTCCTCCGCCTTCGACGCGGCCGCCTTGAGGCGGAGCATCGACTTCGGGGTGAAGACGATCAGCGGCTTGTGGTGCGGGTTGTGCACCTGCCACCGCAGAAGGTGGAAGTAGTTCGACGGCAGGGTCGGCATCGCGACCGTCATGTTGTCCTGCGCGCACATCTGGAGGAAGCGCTCGGGGCGTGCGGACGAGTGGTCCGGGCCCTGGCCCTCGTAGCCGTGCGGCAGGAGCAGCGTGACGCCGGAGGTCTGGCCCCACTTCTGCTCGGCCGAGGAGATGAACTCGTCGACGACGGTCTGGGCGCCGTTGACGAAGTCACCGAACTGGGCCTCCCAGATGACCAGCGACTCCGGGCGGGCCAGCGAGTAGCCGTACTCGAAGCCCATCGCCGCGTACTCGCTGAGCAGCGAGTCGTAGACGTTGTAACGGGCCTGGTCGTCCGTCAGGTACAGGAGCGGGGTGTAGTCCTCGCCCGTGACCTGGTCGACGAGCACCGCGTGGCGCTGGCCGAAGGTGCCGCGGCGGCTGTCCTGGCCGGCGAGCCGGACCGGGGTGCCCTCCATCAGCAGCGAGCCGATGGCCAGGGTCTCGCCCATGCCCCAGTCGATCGTGCCGTTCTCCACCGAGGCGGCACGGCGCTGCATCTGCGGCATCAGACGCGGGTGCACGGTGATCGACTCGGGGATGTTGACCTGCGACTCGGCGATCCGCTTGACGACCTCGGCGGAGACCGCGGTGTTCACGGCGACCGGGAAGTGGGCCTGCGGGTCGGAGACGTGCGGCTGCGCCGGCTGCGAGGTGGCCTCGCGGACCTCGGCGAACACCTTCTCCAGCTGGCCCTGGAAGTCCTGGAGCGCCTGCTCCGCCTCTTCCAGGGTGATGTCGCCGCGACCGATGAGGGACTCGGTGTAGAGCTTGCGCACCGAGCGCTTCTTGTCGATCAGGGTGTACATCTGCGGGTTGGTGAACTCCGGGTTGTCGCCCTCGTTGTGACCGCGGCGGCGGTAGCAGATGAGGTCGATCACGACGTCCTTGTTGAACGCCTGGCGGAATTCGAAGGCGAGCCGGGCCACCCGGACGACGGCCTCGGGGTCGTCGCCGTTGACGTGGATGATCGGCGCCTCGATCATGCGCGCCACGTCGGTGGCGTACATCGAGGAGCGCGAGGACTCCGGGGCGGCGGTGAAGCCGACCTGGTTGTTGATCACCACGTGCACGGTGCCGCCGGTGCGGTAGCCGCGCAGCTGCGACATGTTGAGCGTCTCGGCGACGACGCCCTGGCCCGCGAAGGCCGCGTCGCCGTGGAGCGCGATGGGCAGGACGGTGAAGTCCGTGCCGCCCTTGTTGATGATGTCCTGCTTGGCGCGGGCGATGCCTTCCAGGACCGGGTCGACCGCCTCCAGGTGCGAGGGGTTGGCGGCCAGCGAGACCTTGATCTGCTCGCCGTCCAGGCCGGTGAAGGTGCCCTCGGCGCCCAGGTGGTACTTCACGTCGCCGGAGCCGTGCATCGAGCGCGGGTCGAGGTTGCCCTCGAACTCGCGGAAGATCTGGGCGTACGACTTGCCCACGATGTTCGCGAGGACGTTCAGCCGGCCGCGGTGGGCCATGCCGATGACGACCTCGTCGAGGCGGGCCTCGGCGGCGGAGTCGATGACCGCGTCGAGCAGCGGGATGACGGACTCGCCGCCCTCCAGCGAGAACCGCTTCTGGCCGACGTACTTGGTCTGCAGGAACGTCTCGAACGCCTCGGCGGCGTTGAGGCGGCGCAGGATGCGCAGCTGCTCCTCGCGCTCGGGCTTGGGGCGCGGACGCTCCACCCGGTCCTGGAGCCACTTGCGCTGCTTCGGGTCCTGGATGTGCATGAACTCGATGCCGGTGGTGCGGCAGTACGACTCACGCAGCACGCCGAGGATGTCGCGGAGCTTCATCATCGACTTGCCGGCGAACCCGCCGACCGCGAAGTCCCGCTCCAGGTCCCACAGGGTGAGGCCGTGCTCGGTGATGTCGAGGTCGGGGTGCTTGCGCTGGTGGTACTCCAGCGGGTCGGTGTCGGCCATGACGTGGCCGCGGACCCGGTAGGAGTGGATCAGCTCGAAGACCCGCGCGGCCTTGGTGACGTCGTCGTCGTGCGAGGCGTCGATGTCCTTGAGCCAGCGGACCGGCTCGTAGGGGATGCGCAGCGCCTTGAAGATCTCGTCGTAGAACTCGTTCTCGCCGAGCAGCAGCTGCGCGAGGATGCGCAGGAACTCGCCCGACGCGGCGCCCTGGATGACCCGGTGGTCGTACGTCGAGGTCAGGGTCATGACCTTGGAGATGCCCAGCTTGTTCAGGGTGTCCTGCGAGGTGCCCTGGAACTCCGCCGGGTAGTCCATCGCGCCGACGCCCATGATGAGGCCCTGTCCGGGCATCAGGCGGGGCACCGAGTGGACGGTGCCGATACCGCCGGGGTTGGTCAGCGAGGCCGTGACGCCGGTGAAGTCGTCCATGCCGAGCTTGCCGTTGCGGGCGCGGCGGACGATGTCCTCGTAGGCCTGCCAGAACTCGAAGAAGTTGAGCGTCTCGGCCTTCTTGATGGCCGCGACGACCAGCTGGCGGTCGCCGTTCGGCTTCACCAGGTCGATGGCGAGGCCGAGGTTGACGTGCTCCGGCTTGACCAGGGTCGGCTTGCCGTCCTTCTCCGCGAAGGAGTAGTTCATGGCCGGCATGGCCTTGAGCGCCTGCACCATCGCGTACCCGATGAGGTGCGTGAAGGAGATCTTCCCGCCGCGGGCGCGCTTGAGGTGGTTGTTGATGACGATGCGGTTGTCGAAGAGCAGCTTCACCGGGACGGCGCGCACGGACGTGGCCGTGGGCAGCTCCAGCGAGGCGTTCATGTTCTTCGCGACCGCGGCGGACGGGCCGCGCAGCGTCACGTACTCCGGGCCGCCCGCGGCCTCGGTGTCCGCGGCGGCCTTGGCCTTCGCGGCCGGGGCCTTGGCGGCCGGGGCCTTCGCGGCCGGAGCCGGGGCGGCCTGGGCCGGAGCCTTCGGGGCGGCGGCGGGCGCGGCCGGAGCGGCCTGGGCCGGGGCGGCGGGCGCCGCCGGGGCCTGGGCAGCGGGCTGCGCCGGCGCGGCCGGAGCGGTGTTGTTGGTGGGGGCGGCCGGGGCCGCGGGCGCTGCAGCCCCCGCGGCTGCGGCGCCGGGAACGGGCTTGTCCGCCGTGCCGGTCTTGCCCGGCTTGTAGTCGGCGAAGAAGTCCCACCAGGCGCGATCGACCGAATTCGGGTCCTGGAGGTACTGCTGGTAGATCTCGTCGACGAGCCACTCATTGGCGCCGAAAGCCGCGGCCGGGTTGGTGCCCGGTCCGGCCTGGTCGGTCGAGATGCTCGAGTTACTGGGGGACTGAGACGACACGGCGGTGACCGCCCTCTTCCGCTTCGCAAGGTGATGGACAGCGGGAATCAAGGCTACGCCTCCGTGGCCGTTCCTTGCAGGCCGGGGAGGTCTTCGTCGTGCAAGTCACATCGGAAGCCGGGTTTCGGCACAGGAAATGGCGGGAAACAAGCATGGTTCCGCTTCACTCCGGGTACGCGAGGCCGCCGCAGCGGCCCCTTGGACCGTACCCCTTGAAGAGATCACGCAGAACGCGCCCTTCCGGTTCGAACCCTATGTCAACCTCGCGGTTGCGGAATCCCCGGAAGGGTGACGCGGATACGGCAGCCGCGAGCAGATTCGGCCACTCCGATCCGGCCGCCGTGCAGATCCACCGCCCAGCGCGCGATCGCCAGCCCGAGACCCGTGCCACCGTCGCTGCCCGGACCGTGCGGGGAGGCCACGTCGCCCCGGTTGAAACGCTCGAAGACGCGGTGCCGCTCCGACTCCGGGATGCCCGGACCCTCGTCCAGCACCTCCAGGTGCAGGGACTCCGGCTGCGGGCCGCGCCGCGCCAGCACCGTCACCCGGCCGTGCGGCGGGCTGTGCTTGACGGCGTTGTCGATGAGATTGGCCACCACCTGGTGCAGCCGCTCCGCGTCCGCGTGCGCGGTCAGCTCCGGCGGTGACACGTCCAGGTGCAGATGGACGTCCGTACGCGAGTGGTTGCCGGAACCCGAGGACAGCCGGCGGTGCGCGGCGGCGAGGTTCGCTTCCTTCAGCACGCCCGAGAGGTACGGCCACACCTCGAAGCGGTTGGCCTTCAGCGTCACCACGCCGTTGTCCAGCCGGGACAGATCGAGCAGCGTCTCCACCAGCCGGCCCAGGCGCTCCGTCTGTTTCAGCGCCGTACGCATCGTCTCGGGGTCGGCCGAGGACACCCCGTCCACGACGTTCTCCAGGACGGCTCTCAGCGCCGCGATGGGCGTGCGCAGCTCGTGCGAGACATTCGCCACCAGCTCCTTGCGGTGCCGGTCCACCGCCGCCAGGTCGTCGGCCATCAGATTGATGGTCTGTGCCAGGTCGCCGAGTTCGTCGCGCCGGCCCGCCCCGTTGACCCGCCGGGTGTAGTCGCCGTGCGAGATCGACCGGGCCACCGCGCGCATCTCGTCCAGCGGCGCGGTCAGGCCGTGCGCCACGAACTGGGTGATCAGCAGGGTCGCGATGACCGAGAACACGGTGATGAACCGCAGCTCGGTCCGCGTGCGCAGGGCCACCATGAGCAGCCCCGTCGTGATGAAGACCGACACCACCACCAGGGTGCCCAGCTTGGCCTTGATCGAGAACGGCCGCAGCCCCGGTCCGGGCGCGGTCATGGCGCGGGGGTCTCCAGCGCGTAGCCGACGCCGTGCACGGTACGGATGCGCTCCGCGCCGATCTTCCGGCGCAGCGCCTTGATGTGGCTGTCGACGGTCCGGGTGCCCGAGGCGTCCGCCCAGTCCCAGACCTCCGCGAGCAGCTGCTCCCGGGAGAGCACCGCGCGCGGGGTGTTCGCCAGGCAGACCAGCAGGTCGAACTCGGTCGGGGTCAGATGCACGTCGTCGGCGCGGACCCGCACCCGGCGCTGCGCGTGGTCGATCTCCAGCTCGCCGAGGCGGAGTATGCCGCTGCGCGGCGTCACGGCGGCCAGCGCGGCCCGCTCCACCCGGCGCAGCAGCACATGCACCCGGGCGGCCAGCTCACGCATCGAGAACGGCTTGGTCATGTAGTCGTCGGCGCCGACCCCGAGCCCGACGAGCATGTCCGTCTCGTCGTCCCGCGCGGTCAGCATCAGCACCGGCACCGGCCGCTGGGCCTGTACGCGGCGGCAGACCTCCAGGCCGTCGAAGCCCGGAAGCATGATGTCGAGCACCATGAGGTCCGGCTGCCAGGCCTCCGCCGCGTCCACGGCCGCCGGGCCGTCGAGGGCGGTCTGCACGAGAAAGCCCTCCGCCCGCAGCCGGGCGGAAATGGCATCGACGATCGTGGCGTCGTCCTCGACCACCAGCACCCGGCGCTGCGCGCCCGGGGTGGCCGCGACGCCGCTGTGGGTGGTGTGTGTCTGTTCCATCGCCCCGCCCCTGCCCGTTCTCACGGAGGCCATTCCCCCGGACGTACGGTTTTCGCTCGTGAATTTCGTGGGTGATCCCGCTACCGGTCAGCAGCGTAGAGGCAGCGGAGGGTTTCCGGCTACGCAGGGTGCAAGGCCGTACGCCCCCGGCGGGCGAACGCGGGAGGCGGAGTGTCGCGCTTGTGGGGCTTGGACCCCGGGCGCCCGGGGGCCCGCGATACCCGGCGGGGGAATGTCAGTGCGCTCGAATTGCGAGATGGACCACGTCGGGCACACCTCGGGCAACGCCCACTTCTTCCGCCCGTACCCCCTGGAACCCGGCATTCCGTAGGGCCTGGTCGAATGCGGCGGACGGTTGTGCGGACCACACGGCCAGCACCCCGCCCGGGTTGAGCCGCGCCAGGCAGCCGGCCAGACCGGCGGGGGAGTAGAGGCTGTTGTTGTCCTCGGTGACGGTCCAGTCCGGCCCGTTGTCGATGTCCAGACACAGCGCGTCGTAACGTTCCGTAGTCGTCCGCAGATGCGCGACGAGGTCGGTCGTCAGGATCTCCGTACGGGGATCGGCGAGCGCCGGCCCCGAGATCGCGGCCAGCGGCCCGTCCAGGTGCCAGTCGACGATCGCCCGTTCCCGCTCCGCGACCGTGATCCGCCCCCAGCGCGCCTCACCGGCGGCCCGCGCGAGCGAGAACCCGACACCCAGCCCCCCGATGAGCACGGAGGGCGCGGACCGGCCGGCCGGCAGCGCGTCCAGCGCCGCGTCGATCAGCAGCCGCTCGGACCGCCCGTCCGAGGTGTCCATCAGGAAGCACCCATTGGCGATGATCTCGAAGTCCTCGCCCCGCCTGCGCAGAACGACCTCCCCGTACGGTCCCTCGCGGCGGTCCAGGGTGACGGGGGCGTCGGCGTCGGGGCCGAACGTAAGGGGCATGGCGCTGATCTCCGGTGGCCGTGGTCGGTGTCCCGCCATCCTGTCGCTACGGGGCGGGCGGGGCCAGCGAGTTCGGGCGATGAGGAAACCGGCTACACCCCGCCCGGCGCCGCGAACCGCACGTCCGTCGCCGCCGTCGTGACGTCGGCGTCCGCGCTGATCGCCCAGGCCGCGACCCGGGAGACGACGGCCGCGGGGACCGCCTCGGCTATTCCGGGGGCGGGCGGGACGTCGTGGGTGGCGTGGGCGTCGTGGGGGAGGACGACGCGGTAGCCCCGGGCCAGGGCGGTGCGGGCCGTCGCCTGGACGCACATCTCCGACATGACGCCGCATACGGCCAGCGACTCCACGCCCGCCTCCGTCAGCACGGCGCCCAGGGACGTGTCCGCGAAGCCGTCGTCCCAGGTCTTGCGGATCACGAACTCCGTGGGGCCCTCCTCGACGGGAAGGTGCAGGGCCCAGCCCGGTGTGTACGGCTCGTCGCCCGCGCCCGGGTCGCCGTCGTTCTGGAGGTGCACGACGACCGCGCCCGCCCCGCGCGCCCGTGCCAGCAGCCCGGTCGTACGGTCCAGCAGCACGTCGGCCGCGGGCACCGCGCCGGGGCCGGTCACCCCGTCCTTCTGTACGTCCACGACGATCAGGGCCTGCACGGGGAGCGGGGTGTCGGTCATGCGGCCATCCTGTCCGGCCCGGCGCGCGGGCTCCACGGAATATCGGGGAGCGCTCAGGGCCGGGGCATAAGGGTCTCGCGCAGGCGGTTGACGCCCGTATGCCAAGGCCCGTCGTCCCCCTCCTCCCAGAGCTCCAGAAGCTCGGACGGCTCCGTGAGGACCCGGTCCAGGGCCCGGAGCGCGAGTTCGCGCAGGCCGGTCAGATCCGGCAGCGGTTCGTCCGGGCCGTACGCCGAGTTGGCGGGCGCGCCGCCGGGGCACTGCGCCGCGACCAGGGCGGCCGCCGCTATCGCCTCGTCGGCCACGTCCGAGTCCAGGTAGTCCGTGGTGCCCGCCGTCTCGGCGAGCGCGGCCCGGACCATCCCCTCGCGCGCCTCCGGGGCGGCGTCGTCCAGGCCGCCGCACCAGTCGGCGGCGGTGTCGTTGTCGAAGGGGCCCACGTCCCACGTACCCATATGTCTCTCCCTGCCGAGTCGATCTCCACGCATCGTGACAGGCGCCACTGACAACGCCCGCGGAGCGCCCTGCCGGACCGGCGGCAGCTGATCGCTCAGAGCGAACAGGGCTTGGGGAACATCGAGCGGCTCACATGCATTGAGTCGGTATAGCTCAACTTGACTGCCGAAGGGGAGATCATGGCTACTGAGTCCACTGCCGTCACACCGCTCACCCTGCCCGTGCTGCCGCTCGACGACGAGGTCGTGCTGCCCGGAATGGTGGTGCCTCTGGACCTGTCGGACACCGAGGTGCGCGCCGCCGTGGAAGCCGCGCAGGCCGCCGCCCGGGAGGGCGGGGGCAAGCCCGAGGTGCTGCTCGTTCCGCGCATCGACGGGACATACACCGGGATCGGGGTCCGCGGCACCGTGGAGCAGGTCGGACGGCTCTCCGACGGCGATCCGGGCGCCCTCATCCGGGGCCGCGACCGGGTCAGGATCGGAGCGGGCACCAGCGGGCCGGGCGCCGCGCTCTGGGTCGAAGGAGTCCGGGTGGACGCCTCCGTCCCCGACCCCCTGCCCGGGGCCGTCGCCGAACTGGTCAAGGAGTACAAGGCGCTCGCCACCAGCTGGCTCAAGAAGCGCGGCGCCTGGCAGGTCGTGGACCGGGTCCAGCAGATCGAGGGCGTCTCCGCGCTCGCCGACAACTCCGGATACTCCCCCTTCCTCACCACCGCCCAGAAGGTGCGCCTGCTGGAGACGGCCGACCCGGTCGCCCGGCTGAAGCTCGCCATCCAGTGGCTCGGCGAACACCTCGCCGAGCAGGACGTCGCCGAGTCCATCGCCAAGGACGTCCAGGAGGGCGTCGACAAGCAGCAGCGCGAATTCCTGCTGCGGCGCCAGCTCGACGCCGTACGCAAGGAGCTGTCCGAGCTCAACGGCGATCCGGGGGACGAGTCCGACGACTACCGGGCCCGCGTCGAGGCCGCCGACCTGCCCGAGCACGTCCGCGAGGCCGCGCTCAAGGAGGTCGACAAGCTGGAGCGCTCCTCCGATCAGAGCCCCGAAGGATCCTGGATCAGGACCTGGCTCGACACCGTCCTCGAACTGCCCTGGACCGAGCGGACCGAGGACGCGTACGACATCAAGGGCGCCCAGGAGATCCTGGACGCCGAGCACGCCGGACTCCAGGACGTGAAGGAGCGCATCACCGAGTACCTCGCGGTGCGCAAGCGGCGGGCCGACCGCGGCCTCGGCGTCGTCGGCGGACGGCGCGGCGGCGCGGTGCTGGCCCTGGTGGGTCCGCCCGGCGTCGGCAAGACCTCGCTCGGCGAGTCCGTCGCGCACGCCATGGGCCGCACGTTCGTCCGCGTCGCCCTCGGCGGTGTCCGGGACGAGGCGGAGATCCGCGGCCACCGGCGTACGTACGTCGGGGCGCTGCCCGGACGCATCGTCCGCGCCATCAAGGAGGCCGGCTCGATGAACCCGGTCGTCCTGCTCGACGAGATCGACAAGGTCGGCTCCGACTTCCGGGGCGACCCGGCCGCAGCCCTCCTCGAAGTGCTCGACCCCGCGCAGAACCACACCTTCCGCGACCACTACCTGGAGGTCGAGCTCGACCTCAGCGACGTCGTCTTCCTGGCCACCGCCAACGTCCTGGAGGCCATCCCGGAGGCGCTGCTCGACCGCATGGAGCTGGTCAGGCTCGACGGCTACACCGAGGACGAGAAGGTCGTCATCGCCCGCGACCACCTGCTCCCGCGCCAGCTGGAGCGGGCCGGGCTGGAGAAGGACGAGGTCGCGCTCGACGAGCCGGCGCTGCGCAAGCTGGCCGGCGAGTACACCCGCGAGGCCGGGGTCCGGAACCTGGAGCGCGCCGTCGCCCGGCTGCTGCGCAAGGTCGCGGCCCAGCACG is a genomic window of Streptomyces sp. NBC_00708 containing:
- a CDS encoding multifunctional oxoglutarate decarboxylase/oxoglutarate dehydrogenase thiamine pyrophosphate-binding subunit/dihydrolipoyllysine-residue succinyltransferase subunit — encoded protein: MSSQSPSNSSISTDQAGPGTNPAAAFGANEWLVDEIYQQYLQDPNSVDRAWWDFFADYKPGKTGTADKPVPGAAAAGAAAPAAPAAPTNNTAPAAPAQPAAQAPAAPAAPAQAAPAAPAAAPKAPAQAAPAPAAKAPAAKAPAAKAKAAADTEAAGGPEYVTLRGPSAAVAKNMNASLELPTATSVRAVPVKLLFDNRIVINNHLKRARGGKISFTHLIGYAMVQALKAMPAMNYSFAEKDGKPTLVKPEHVNLGLAIDLVKPNGDRQLVVAAIKKAETLNFFEFWQAYEDIVRRARNGKLGMDDFTGVTASLTNPGGIGTVHSVPRLMPGQGLIMGVGAMDYPAEFQGTSQDTLNKLGISKVMTLTSTYDHRVIQGAASGEFLRILAQLLLGENEFYDEIFKALRIPYEPVRWLKDIDASHDDDVTKAARVFELIHSYRVRGHVMADTDPLEYHQRKHPDLDITEHGLTLWDLERDFAVGGFAGKSMMKLRDILGVLRESYCRTTGIEFMHIQDPKQRKWLQDRVERPRPKPEREEQLRILRRLNAAEAFETFLQTKYVGQKRFSLEGGESVIPLLDAVIDSAAEARLDEVVIGMAHRGRLNVLANIVGKSYAQIFREFEGNLDPRSMHGSGDVKYHLGAEGTFTGLDGEQIKVSLAANPSHLEAVDPVLEGIARAKQDIINKGGTDFTVLPIALHGDAAFAGQGVVAETLNMSQLRGYRTGGTVHVVINNQVGFTAAPESSRSSMYATDVARMIEAPIIHVNGDDPEAVVRVARLAFEFRQAFNKDVVIDLICYRRRGHNEGDNPEFTNPQMYTLIDKKRSVRKLYTESLIGRGDITLEEAEQALQDFQGQLEKVFAEVREATSQPAQPHVSDPQAHFPVAVNTAVSAEVVKRIAESQVNIPESITVHPRLMPQMQRRAASVENGTIDWGMGETLAIGSLLMEGTPVRLAGQDSRRGTFGQRHAVLVDQVTGEDYTPLLYLTDDQARYNVYDSLLSEYAAMGFEYGYSLARPESLVIWEAQFGDFVNGAQTVVDEFISSAEQKWGQTSGVTLLLPHGYEGQGPDHSSARPERFLQMCAQDNMTVAMPTLPSNYFHLLRWQVHNPHHKPLIVFTPKSMLRLKAAASKAEEFTTGGFRPVIGDDSVDPSAVRKVVFCAGKVYYDLDAERQKRGVTDTAIIRLERLYPLPGAEIQAEIAKYPNAAKYLWAQEEPANQGAWPFIALNLIDHLDLAVGADVPHGERLRRISRPHGSSPAVGSAKRHQAEQTQLVEEVFEA
- a CDS encoding HAMP domain-containing histidine kinase, whose product is MTAPGPGLRPFSIKAKLGTLVVVSVFITTGLLMVALRTRTELRFITVFSVIATLLITQFVAHGLTAPLDEMRAVARSISHGDYTRRVNGAGRRDELGDLAQTINLMADDLAAVDRHRKELVANVSHELRTPIAALRAVLENVVDGVSSADPETMRTALKQTERLGRLVETLLDLSRLDNGVVTLKANRFEVWPYLSGVLKEANLAAAHRRLSSGSGNHSRTDVHLHLDVSPPELTAHADAERLHQVVANLIDNAVKHSPPHGRVTVLARRGPQPESLHLEVLDEGPGIPESERHRVFERFNRGDVASPHGPGSDGGTGLGLAIARWAVDLHGGRIGVAESARGCRIRVTLPGIPQPRG
- a CDS encoding response regulator transcription factor, whose product is MEQTHTTHSGVAATPGAQRRVLVVEDDATIVDAISARLRAEGFLVQTALDGPAAVDAAEAWQPDLMVLDIMLPGFDGLEVCRRVQAQRPVPVLMLTARDDETDMLVGLGVGADDYMTKPFSMRELAARVHVLLRRVERAALAAVTPRSGILRLGELEIDHAQRRVRVRADDVHLTPTEFDLLVCLANTPRAVLSREQLLAEVWDWADASGTRTVDSHIKALRRKIGAERIRTVHGVGYALETPAP
- a CDS encoding spermidine synthase; this translates as MPLTFGPDADAPVTLDRREGPYGEVVLRRRGEDFEIIANGCFLMDTSDGRSERLLIDAALDALPAGRSAPSVLIGGLGVGFSLARAAGEARWGRITVAERERAIVDWHLDGPLAAISGPALADPRTEILTTDLVAHLRTTTERYDALCLDIDNGPDWTVTEDNNSLYSPAGLAGCLARLNPGGVLAVWSAQPSAAFDQALRNAGFQGVRAEEVGVARGVPDVVHLAIRAH
- a CDS encoding isochorismatase family protein; translation: MTDTPLPVQALIVVDVQKDGVTGPGAVPAADVLLDRTTGLLARARGAGAVVVHLQNDGDPGAGDEPYTPGWALHLPVEEGPTEFVIRKTWDDGFADTSLGAVLTEAGVESLAVCGVMSEMCVQATARTALARGYRVVLPHDAHATHDVPPAPGIAEAVPAAVVSRVAAWAISADADVTTAATDVRFAAPGGV
- a CDS encoding DUF4259 domain-containing protein, with product MGTWDVGPFDNDTAADWCGGLDDAAPEAREGMVRAALAETAGTTDYLDSDVADEAIAAAALVAAQCPGGAPANSAYGPDEPLPDLTGLRELALRALDRVLTEPSELLELWEEGDDGPWHTGVNRLRETLMPRP
- the lon gene encoding endopeptidase La, with the protein product MATESTAVTPLTLPVLPLDDEVVLPGMVVPLDLSDTEVRAAVEAAQAAAREGGGKPEVLLVPRIDGTYTGIGVRGTVEQVGRLSDGDPGALIRGRDRVRIGAGTSGPGAALWVEGVRVDASVPDPLPGAVAELVKEYKALATSWLKKRGAWQVVDRVQQIEGVSALADNSGYSPFLTTAQKVRLLETADPVARLKLAIQWLGEHLAEQDVAESIAKDVQEGVDKQQREFLLRRQLDAVRKELSELNGDPGDESDDYRARVEAADLPEHVREAALKEVDKLERSSDQSPEGSWIRTWLDTVLELPWTERTEDAYDIKGAQEILDAEHAGLQDVKERITEYLAVRKRRADRGLGVVGGRRGGAVLALVGPPGVGKTSLGESVAHAMGRTFVRVALGGVRDEAEIRGHRRTYVGALPGRIVRAIKEAGSMNPVVLLDEIDKVGSDFRGDPAAALLEVLDPAQNHTFRDHYLEVELDLSDVVFLATANVLEAIPEALLDRMELVRLDGYTEDEKVVIARDHLLPRQLERAGLEKDEVALDEPALRKLAGEYTREAGVRNLERAVARLLRKVAAQHELGDRELPFTVGADDLRGLIGRPHHVPESAQDPAERRTAVPGVATGLAVTGAGGDVLFVEASLADPETGASGLTLTGQLGDVMKESAQIALSFLRSHGAELELPVADLKDRGAHIHFPAGAVPKDGPSAGITMTTALASLLSGRLVRTDVAMTGEVSLTGRVLPIGGLKQKLLAAHRAGITTVVIPKRNEADLDDVPAEVLETLEVHPVTDVRQVLEIALAPASAPAERRIPAAA